The following nucleotide sequence is from Labilibaculum sp. DW002.
CATCGAAACCGCTAATTACTTCGCCAAAAACGGTATAATTATTATCGAGATGTGGCACGCCACCAACAGTAGTATAGGCCTTTCTTCTTGCCTCGGAAAATTCTAGTTTCTCATTGGTACTGCTGTATTCAAATTCTATCGATCCTTTAATTTGTTTTGCAATTGTCCTAAACTCATCAACCTTTTTTGCCTTTTTTAAGGAATCCAAAACAGCTCTTTTACTCTTGGTTAAATATTTCTTTACAATCTTCTTTCTCAATGGTACATTTATCTCCTTCTCCATTAAGGTCAATTCTTCGTCAGAAAAAACTCGACCGTGAGCAATGTAAAACTGAGAAACATCCGATTCTTTAAAAACATTTACCTTATCGGGCTTTCGAGGAGCAGCGATCGCACCTTTTTTATGAAAAAATCGATCGTTAAACTCTGATTCGATGGTTCGATTTGA
It contains:
- a CDS encoding peptidylprolyl isomerase encodes the protein MISSKKFLLGILFLFLVKFGLGQATNSIILIETNLGNIKLMLYKETPKHRKNFLQLIENKHFDGTLFYRVIKGFVAQGGSQDSRNAAAGKMIGYGDSNRTIESEFNDRFFHKKGAIAAPRKPDKVNVFKESDVSQFYIAHGRVFSDEELTLMEKEINVPLRKKIVKKYLTKSKRAVLDSLKKAKKVDEFRTIAKQIKGSIEFEYSSTNEKLEFSEARRKAYTTVGGVPHLDNNYTVFGEVISGFDVLDKIANLKTDANDRPYTDVKMKVKILKY